TGGGCTACGGCGTCGGCGTGCCGCTGGGGCTGGCCGCGGCCATGCCCGCCGGGGGGCCGGTGCCGTCCCGTCTGCTGGGCGGGGCCGGGCGGGCGCTGGCGGCGGTGTCGGGCGGGGTGCCGGGGTTCCTGGCGGTGGCCGCGGCGGTGGCGCTGGCCGGTGGGGCCGGTGCCGCACCGCACGTGCCGGCGGCGGCCCTGGCGCTGGCGCTGGCCCCGTTGACCGAGGCGGCGCGGCTGGCGCGCAACGCCCTGGCGGCCCAGGCCGGTGCCGGCTTCGTGCTGGCCGCCCGCAGCCGCGGGATGGATGAGCGCACGGTCCTGGCCCTTTATGCCCGTCCGCCGGCGGCGGCGGCGGCGCTGGCATCGCTGGGGCCGGTGGGGGCCGCCGTCCTGTGCGGTGCGGTGGCGGCGGAGGTTCTGTTCGGCCTGCCGGGCTGCGGGGCGGTGCTGGTGGGGGCGCTGCACGGGGGTGACGGGGGCACGGCGGTGGCGGCGTTTGCCGCCCTGGCGGCGCTGGCCCTGCTGCTGCATGTGGGGGGGGCCGTGGCCGCGGCCCGGTTCGATCCCCGGCGGCTCGTGCCATAGGCGCGGCGGGTCAGGGGTGTGTCAGGGACAGCGGGGGTTTCGGGAAAATTGATGGACGGTCTTGCCGGTGACGGATTCGGGGTGCCCCCCTGGCGGGCGGCGTGGCGGGGGTTCCGCGCCAGCCGGGCCGGGGTGCATGGGCTGGGGGCGCTGGCGGCGGTGTGCTGCGGCGGCCTGCTGGAGCCGGTGCTGAGCGCCGGTGCCCCGACGGCCGGCGGCGTGGGCGATGCGGTGGTGACGGCGCTGGACGCGGTGGCCGCCTCCCTTCTTCTCGGGCTGGCGGCGGCGGTGCTGGCGGCGGTGGCGGCGCTGCTGTGGGGCGGCGGGGCCGCGCTGGCCGGCGGGCGGGGGATGCGGCTGGTCACCCTGGCCGGCTTTCTGGGGGCGCTGCCCCTGCCGTTGCTGCCGCTGATGGCCGGCGGGCTTCTGGATGCCGATCTTCTGCTGTTCACCGTGGTTCTCGGGCTGGCGGCGGCCCCGGTGCCGGCGCTGGCGGTCCATGGGGTGACGGCCGCCGCCCTGCGGTCGGACATGGCGGCGGCGGCCCAGGCCGCGGGGCTGTCCCGCGGGGCGCTGCTGGGGCGCCGGGTGCTGCCGGCGGTGGCGGTGCCGCTGCTGGCGGCGTGCTGGGGGGCGTGGCCCCGCGCGCTGGCCATGGAGGGCTTCGCCGGGCTGGTCCACCTCGGCCCCGTCCGCGGCGCGGGCGAGGCGGCGACATGGGGGTCGCTGCTGGGGGACGCGGTGGCCGGCGGCGGGCCGCTGGACCTGCTGGGGCCGGGGCTGCTGCTGGCGGTGACCCTGTGGGCGCTGGGCGCCATCGGCGAGGGGCTGGCCCACGCCGCCGCCGCGGCGGTGCCCGGCGTCTCCCTGTCCGCGGCGGGCCGGCGGGAGGGGCCATGACCGACGTGATGACCGCCCTTTCCTCTCCCTATCACCGGATCTTGACCGCCGAGGGGCTGGGGCTGCACCGCCGCCGGGGCGGGGGCCGGGGGGATGAGACCCTGCTGTCCGCCGCACACCTGACCCTGGACGCGGCGGAGGTGGTGGCCGTGACCGGCGACGAGGGCGCGGGCAAGACCCTTCTGCTCCGCGCCCTGTGCGGCCTGCTGCCGCCGGGGGTGGAGCGCACGGGCACGGTCGCCCTGACCGAACGGGTGGTGCTGGTGCCGGCGGGCGGCGGCCTGCTGCCGGGAGAGACGGTGGGGGAGCAGTTCGCCGCCGCGCTGTCCGCCGTCGGCCTTGGCCGCGGGGCGGCGCTGCGGCGGGCCGAACGGCTGCTGGCCCGGATGCATGCGGCCGACCCCGCCCGCCTTCTGTCCCTCCATCCCCACCAGATGGGGGAGGGGAACCGCTGGCGCGTGGCGCTGGCGCTGGGCATGGCGGCGCTCAACGGCGGCACGGGCACCGAACGGACGGGCGGGCTGTTCCTGGCCGACGCGCCGGGGGCCGGGCTTGACCCCACGGTGCGGGCGCGGCTGCTGCATCTGCTGGCCGATTGGGTGCGGGAAACCGGGGCGGCGGCGCTGCTGGCGGGCCGGGCCGGCGACGGGCTGGACGGTCCCGCCGACCGGCTGCTGGCGCTGTCCGCCGCCACCCTCGGCC
This DNA window, taken from Azospirillum fermentarium, encodes the following:
- a CDS encoding ABC transporter permease subunit — translated: MLRFALSRCAGLILPLLLLAVMVLALAPDPGAAAARALGALPRTAGLVALVLALGYGVGVPLGLAAAMPAGGPVPSRLLGGAGRALAAVSGGVPGFLAVAAAVALAGGAGAAPHVPAAALALALAPLTEAARLARNALAAQAGAGFVLAARSRGMDERTVLALYARPPAAAAALASLGPVGAAVLCGAVAAEVLFGLPGCGAVLVGALHGGDGGTAVAAFAALAALALLLHVGGAVAAARFDPRRLVP